One part of the Neodiprion virginianus isolate iyNeoVirg1 chromosome 3, iyNeoVirg1.1, whole genome shotgun sequence genome encodes these proteins:
- the LOC124300891 gene encoding V-type proton ATPase subunit D-like — protein sequence MSQTNRLMIFPTRGNVVMLKGRVAVATKGHLLMKRKADALQSRLRVTLQKLIQVKSEISEAIREAAFSLAEVRFVTGETMSIAAVILEAVGEKARTRILTSKVNVAGTIITVFECYQDGIDVYEYAGLSRGGQQLATAKQMFLQVIKLGVELASLQTAFLTLEKTLKTANVRVAGMKHVVIPKIESTLKYIVSEIDEMDREEFYRIKKIKKKKLKKNEEEENSLDDEKRIQEGVPESSVKPPSSSVTKSAKIVRRSFCPCHQIAVYIPLLNTTKLRKK from the coding sequence atgtCTCAGACTAACAGATTGATGATATTTCCGACACGAGGCAACGTCGTGATGTTGAAAGGACGCGTCGCCGTGGCGACAAAAGGCCACCTCCTGATGAAACGTAAGGCCGATGCGTTGCAGTCGCGACTGCGTGTCacgttgcaaaaattgatacaagtGAAAAGTGAGATATCGGAGGCGATAAGGGAGGCAGCGTTTTCATTGGCCGAGGTACGTTTCGTGACGGGTGAAACGATGAGCATAGCCGCCGTGATACTCGAGGCAGTCGGTGAAAAGGCCAGAACGAGAATACTGACGTCCAAGGTGAACGTAGCCGGTACAATCATAACCGTATTTGAATGCTACCAGGACGGTATCGACGTCTACGAGTACGCCGGTCTTTCCCGAGGTGGTCAGCAGCTAGCTACCGCGAAGCAAATGTTTCTACAAGTAATAAAACTCGGCGTCGAGCTCGCCTCCCTCCAGACGGCGTTTCTGACGCTGGAAAAGACACTGAAGACGGCGAACGTCAGGGTAGCGGGAATGAAGCACGTCGTAATACCGAAGATCGAATCGACTCTCAAGTACATTGTATCGGAGATCGACGAGATGGACCGTGAGGAATTTTACAGAATAAAAAAgatcaagaagaaaaagctAAAGAAAAATGAGGAAGAGGAGAATTCGTTGGACGACGAAAAGAGGATACAGGAAGGTGTTCCCGAGTCATCGGTCAAACCTCCGTCGTCGTCGGTGACGAAGTCGGCCAAGATTGTTCGAAGATCGTTCTGCCCGTGTCACCAGATCGCAGTATACATCCCGTTGTTAAATACAacgaaattgagaaaaaaataa